A genomic segment from Danio aesculapii chromosome 17, fDanAes4.1, whole genome shotgun sequence encodes:
- the si:ch211-236p5.2 gene encoding NACHT, LRR and PYD domains-containing protein 3, with protein sequence MSLDLKRKKEDVQTASSGSSCVSQKSAESLPQPPNFSLTTPSPESKPTTVTPDIACKMSLDLKKEEEEEDVQTDEAASPESSSVSVRSVESIPQPPNFSLTTPSPESSLVSVRSVESIPQPPNFNLRTPSPESSSVSVRSVESIPQPPNFSLTTPSPESSSVSVRSVESIPQPPNFNLRTPSPESSSVSVRSVESIPQPLNFSLMTPSPESSSVSVRSVESIPQPPNFNLRTPSPESSSVSVRSVESIPQPPNFNLRTPSPESSSVSVRSVESIPQPLNFSLMTPSPESSSVSVRSVESIPQPPNFSLTTPSPESSSVSVRSVESIPQPPNFNLRTPSPESSSVSVRSVESIPQPPNFNLRTPSPESSSVSVRSVESIPQPPNFNLRTPSPESSSVSVRSVESIPQPPNFSLTTPSSKPKTTKKQRTMSSGLKRGAAVRSMTYQHKTCMKNKYERLFEGINLTENQTLLNRIYTQLYIIEGESEGVNEEHEVLQMEKTARTQDTPIYCNDIFKPLNKPEHEEKDQIKTVLTKGIAGIGKTVSVQKFILDWSEGKANQDVDFMFVLPFRELNLIKDHQYSLHRLLLDFHPELQDLDSEMYEECKVVFIFDGLDESRIPLKFSDVERVSDVNESSSVAVLMSNLIRGDLLPSALIWITSRPAAANQIPSKYIHRLTEIQGFNELQKEEYFRKRISDVGQASRIISHIRRSRSLHIMCHIPVFCWISATVLQKLLNQDDRAEIPQTLTEMYIHFLLTQINTRNQKYEERDPEKLLESSRDVIVKLAELAFNQLMKGNVMFYEEDLIESGIDVTDASVYSGICTEIFKVESVIHQRKVYSFIHLSFQEFLAAFFVFYCYVVKNERALKLLLGPNIHSTLQQCRCVFGIHWDGPEMHLSNLLSEAVLESLRSENGHLDLFLRFLLGVSLESNQKLFQDLLPHTESSSESIKRITQFIKDKIKGKQPSRSIPTSLGIRSCENLKPNNLSASAERSINLFLCLLEMKDQTPHREIQEFMISEHFTMSPLSSSHCSTIAYILQISEEVLDEFDLKRYKTSDEGRWRLIPAVVNCRKALLDCCNLTGQCCESLSSCLQSSNSLRELDLSHNDLQDSGVKLLSDGLKSSQCQLEILKLAGCNLTGQCCKGFSSLLQSSNSLIELDLSLNDLQDSGVELLSDGLKSVHCQLEKLRLSGCMVTEEGCCFLASALRLNPSHLKELDLSYNNPGESLAELISDPNCRLEKLNVDHGGKIKAGPQKYACNLTLDLNTASTYLALSEGNRKVTRLREEQPYPDHPERFDEYNPQVLCKESLTGRCYWEVELSGGEIYISVAYKGISRKGWKKECWMGLNDMSWILNCFYKTFFVRHYNKFELLEKFTCPINRVGVFLDWPAGTLSFYNVSDTNTLTLLHTFKTTFTEPLHAGFRIGWDSSVSLCDI encoded by the exons ATGAGCCTCGATTTAAAGAGAAAGAAGGAAGATGTTCAGACAGCATCTTCAGGATCCAGCTGTGTGTCTCAGAAAAGTGCCGAATCCCTCCCACAGCCTCCTAATTTCAGTCTGACAACACCATCTCCAGAATCCAAGCCTACCACAGTTACCCCAGA CATTGCCTGTAAAATGAGTCTCGATTtgaaaaaggaggaggaggaggaggatgttCAGACAGATGAAGCAGCATCTCCAGAATCCAGCTCGGTGTCTGTGAGAAGTGTTGAATCCATCCCACAGCCTCCCAATTTCAGTCTGACAACACCATCTCCAGAATCCAGCTTGGTGTCTGTGAGAAGTGTTGAATCCATCCCACAGCCTCCTAATTTCAATCTGAGAACACCATCTCCAGAATCCAGCTCGGTGTCTGTGAGAAGTGTTGAATCCATCCCACAGCCTCCCAATTTCAGTCTGACAACACCATCTCCAGAATCCAGCTCGGTGTCTGTGAGAAGTGTTGAATCCATCCCACAGCCTCCTAATTTCAATCTGAGAACACCATCTCCAGAATCCAGCTCGGTGTCTGTGAGAAGTGTTGAATCCATCCCACAGCCTCTTAATTTCAGTCTGATGACACCATCTCCAGAATCCAGCTCGGTGTCTGTGAGAAGTGTTGAATCCATCCCACAGCCTCCTAATTTCAATCTGAGAACACCATCTCCAGAATCCAGCTCGGTGTCTGTGAGAAGTGTTGAATCCATCCCACAGCCTCCTAATTTCAATCTGAGAACACCATCTCCAGAATCCAGCTCGGTGTCTGTGAGAAGTGTTGAATCCATCCCACAGCCTCTTAATTTCAGTCTGATGACACCATCTCCAGAATCCAGCTCGGTGTCTGTGAGAAGTGTTGAATCCATCCCACAGCCTCCCAATTTCAGTCTGACAACACCATCTCCAGAATCCAGCTCGGTGTCTGTGAGAAGTGTTGAATCCATCCCACAGCCTCCTAATTTCAATCTGAGAACACCATCTCCAGAATCCAGCTCGGTGTCTGTGAGAAGTGTTGAATCCATCCCACAGCCGCCTAATTTCAATCTGAGAACACCATCTCCAGAATCCAGCTCGGTGTCTGTGAGAAGTGTTGAATCCATCCCACAGCCGCCTAATTTCAATCTGAGAACACCATCTCCAGAATCCAGCTCGGTGTCTGTGAGAAGTGTTGAATCCATCCCACAGCCGCCTAATTTCAGTCTGACAACACCATCTTCAAAACCTAAGACTACCAAAAAGCAGAGAACAATGAGTTCTGG ACTGAAGAGAGGTGCTGCAGTCAGATCAATGACTTACCAACACAAAACATGCATGAAGAACAAATATGAGAGATTATTTGAGGGAATCAATCTAACAGAGAACCAAACCCTCCTGAACAGGATCTACACACAGCTCTACATCATAGAAGGAGagagtgaaggagtgaatgaagaacATGAGGTTTTACAGATGGAGAAAACAGCCAGAACACAAGACACTCCAATCTActgcaatgacatctttaaaCCCCTAAATAAACCAGAGCATGAGGAGAAAGACCAAATCAAGACCGTTCTCACTAAAGGCATCGCTGGAATTGGAAAAAccgtctctgtgcagaagttcattctAGACTGGAGTGAAGGAAAAGCCAATCAGGATGTAGATTTCATGTTTGTGCTTCCATTTCGAGAGCTGAACTTGATTAAagatcatcagtacagtcttcaCAGACTTCTGCTGGACTTTCATCCTGAACTTCAAGATCTGGACTCAGAGATGTATGAGGAGTGTAAAGTCgtgttcatctttgatggtctggatgaaagcagaatcCCACTGAAGTTTTCAGACGTTGAGAGAGTTAGTGATGTGAATGAGTCTTCATCAGTGGCTGTGTTGATGTCAAACCTCATCAGAGGAGAtctgcttccctctgctctcatctggatcacctccagaccagcagcagccaatcagatcccCTCAAAATACATCCACCGTCTGACAGAAATTCAGGGATTCAATGAGCTtcagaaggaggaatatttcaggaagagaatcagTGATGTGGGTCAAGCCAGCAGAATCATCTCCCACATCAGAAGATCCAGAAGCCTCCACATCATGTGTCACATacccgtcttctgctggatctcagCCACTGTGCTTCAGAAGCTCCTGAACCAAGATGACAGAGCAGAAATCCCTCAAACTCTGACTGAAATGTACATCCACTTCCTACTGACTCAGATCAACACGAGGAACCAGAAGTATGAAGAGAGAGATCCAGAGAAACTCCTAGAGTCCAGCAGAGATGTGATTGTGAAACTTGCTGAACTGGCTTTCAATCAGCTGATGAAGGGCAATGTGATGTTCTATGaggaggacctgattgagagcgGCATTGACGTCACTGACGCCTCAGTGTATTCTGGAATTTGCACTGAGATCTTTAAAGTGGAATCTGTGATTCATCAGAGGAAAGTCTACAGCTTCATTCATCTCAGCTTTCAGGAGTTTCTCGCTGCTTTCTTTGTGTTTTACTGCTATGTAGTCAAAAATGAGAGGGCGTTGAAGTTGTTATTAGGCCCCAATATCCATTCAACCCTACAACAATGTAGATGCGTTTTCGGAATTCATTGGGATGGTCCTGAAATGCATTTGTCTAATCTTTTAAGTGAAGCAGTTCTTGAATCTTTAAGGAGTGAAAATGGACACCTGGATCTTTTCTTGCGGTTCCTGCTGGGTGTCTCACTGGAGTCCAATCAGAAACTCTTTCAGGATCTACTGCCACACACAGAGAGCTCCTCAGAAAGCATTAAGAGGATCACACAGTTCATTAAAGATAAAATTAAGGGCAAACAGCCTTCACGTTCTATACCTACTAGTTTAGGAATACGTTCATGTGAGAATTTAAAGCCAAATAATTTGAGTGCCTCAGCTgaaagatccatcaatctgttcctctGTCTGCTGGAAATGAAGGATCAGACTCCACACAGAGAGATTCAGGAATTTATGATATCAGAACATTTTACTATGAGTCCACTTTCTTCCTCTCACTGCTCAACAATCGCCTACATCCTTCAGATTTCAGAGGAGGTGCTGGATGAGTTTGATCTGAAGAGATACAAAACATCAGATGAGGGCAGATGGAGACTGATACCAGCTGTGGTGAACTGCAGAAAAGCTTT ACTTGACTGCTGTAATCTCACTGGTCAGTGCTGTGAAAGTCTGTCTTCCTGTCTACAATCATCAAATTcactgagagagctggacctcagtcacaatgacctgcaggattcaggagtgaagctgctcTCTGATGGATTGAAGAGTTCACAATGTCAACTTGAGATACTTAA ACTTGCTGGCTGTAATCTCACTGGTCAGTGCTGTAAAGGTTTTTCTTCATTGCTACAATCATCAAACTCACTGATAGAGCTGGACCTGAGTctcaatgacctgcaggattcaggagtggagcttctctctgatggactgaagagtgtACATTGTCAACTGGAGAAACTGAG ATTATCTGGCTGCATGGTTACAGAGGAAGGCTGTTGTTttctggcttcagctctgaggttaaacccctcacacctgaaagagctggatctgagctacaataaCCCTGGAGAATCATTAGCCGAGCTGATCTCGGATCCAAACTGCAGACTGGAGAAACTCAA tgtggatcatggaggaaagatcaaggcaGGACCACAGAAAT ATGCATGTAATCTCACACTGGATTTAAACACGGCCAGCACTTATCTCGCTCTGTCTGAGGGGAACAGAAAGGTGACACGTCTGCGAGAAGAgcagccgtatcctgatcatccagagaGATTTGATGAGTACAATCCTCAGGTTCTGTGTAAAGAGAGTCTgactggacgctgttactgggaggttGAATTGAGTGGTGGGGAGATCTACATATCAGTGGCGTATAAAGGAATCAGCAGGAAAGGATGGAAAAAAGAATGCTGGATGGGATTAAATGACATGTCTTGGATACTAAACTGCTTTTATAAGACATTCTTCGTCAGACACTATAATAaatttgaattattagaaaaattcACCTGTCCCATTAACAGAGTAGGAGTGTTTCTGGACTGGCCTGCTGGCACTCTGTCCTTCTACAATGTCtctgacacaaacacactcacactcctacacacattcaaaacaacattcaCTGAACCACTGCATGCTGGATTTAGGATTGGCTGGGACTCATCAGTGTCTCTGTGTGATATATAA